From Scatophagus argus isolate fScaArg1 chromosome 10, fScaArg1.pri, whole genome shotgun sequence, a single genomic window includes:
- the vps8 gene encoding vacuolar protein sorting-associated protein 8 homolog isoform X1: protein MTDSPDANSLLSASSQLNLMEVDAIDDKEFDIPQVDTPPTLESILNELEDEEEPFVLEDTCMLNTDNMDAHSCDTSSLASSDSGDPVHLKRKRRTVDLNPTVHGSVLRHSLLKGISAQIVSAADKVDAGLPTAITMSGVIAVGTSHGLALVFDTNQALRLCLGTKATGAEFGAVSALSINHDCSRLLCGFAKGQITMWDLANGKLLRTINDAHPPGTAILHVKFTDDPTLAVCNDSGGSVFELAFRRVMGMRSCDSRCLFSGSKGEVCYVEPLHAPPDFRDHPITHYCLLAMASLTKILVIGLKPSLKVWMTFPYSKSDPSSVPQLAWQFVPVQKTVNPILAFCKGDTVHFLLVKKEETGTIHVIKQRQLHLSCDIISLSWINSRTLVLVDSHEKLHVVDRPSQEVLETLDLEQVQLVYNSRHFKSLATGGNVSQALALVGEKACYQSVSSYAGQIVYLGTKSAHIMTLRNWRERIDCLLKQEHFVEALSLAWSFHEGTAKAVVGLFGDPVKRKGVVADKMVEIIFQFTEYALKKCPEQGKIQVMEQHFHDVVPVLVDYCLLLQRPDLLFNQLYTRLVENTVAKGVFLESLESYIVADRLGHLTTPIMRDLLAHYHGSGMMDSLERCIVHLDITSLDIQQVVQVCWENQLYDAMIYVFNSGMNDYITPMEKLFAVIGPPIREGRSLTDEEVVMGNKLLVYISCCLAGRAYPLGDIPEDLVVQVKNQVFEFLIRLHSADSSEEEEVFPFIRTLLHFDTREFLNVLAMTFEDFKNDKQALEYQQRTVDILLQVMVDNPDFTPSQVGGLFTFLARQLAKPDNTLFVNRKLFDQVLEFLCCPDDDCRHTERQQVLLELLQVGGVVQFDEGRLLALAEKAKFYQICEFLYEKKHLYDRIIDCYLRDPLRKGEIFSYIHNLLSMPGYSPEEKQSVRDKVLQHMQELVTLGPRKSADLVVFHFTEEVRQIISDLQDDQLLFSFLSCLLEPREGQHSGTSLLLEPDLHELQLDLLSRFAPEKLLSFLQTSQHYRLEEAIQITQKYRHNKATAYLLEKKGDFQGAFDVLLETLKENLNLLTAESDRGVEEGDVRHDEEERDSESTLTRVKDSLNDIIALCHQSSQNLNQQQREALWFPLLETMMASQKLVKGKHTFEVLKELTMKVLNCMSSFISLPVIIQRILQDPVYGKGKLAEIQGLILGMLDTFNYEQTLLETTTSLLNHDLHWSLAHLRAAVTRGLHPRQDYCNICLQQYKRRQDSAEEIIVFSCGHLYHLQCLQQKECGHGFTLDLQQRWSCYKCSSSKGGRGGHTTEPKRGRCTSLAQTRVSSVHHDAGAEADRKKVFVEATLDLQQEQSWDQLRCLYRGPSRLSILSELSHSHSNEKTGLLITAQSGTENFQLKLSPPPLLEE, encoded by the exons GATGCTGGATTGCCAACTGCTATA aCAATGTCGGGTGTCATTGCTGTGGGAACATCTCATGGTCTGGCTCTGGTCTTTG ATACCAACCAGGCTCTGAGGCTCTGTCTGGGCACCAAAGCAACTGGGGCCGAGTTTGGAGCTGTCTCAGCCCTCAGCATCAACCACGACTGCTCAAGACTTCTCTGCGGGTTCGCCAAAGGACAA ATAACGATGTGGGATCTTGCCAATGGGAAGCTCCTGAGAACTATCAATGATGCTCACCCTCCAGGGACAGCTATACTGCATGTGAAG TTCACAGATGATCCAACTCTTGCAGTGTGCAATGACAGTGGAGGATCAGTTTTCGAGTTGGCTTTCAG GAGGGTGATGGGGATGCGCTCGTGTGACTCTCGATGCCTCTTCAGCGGCTCTAAAGGGGAGGTCTGCTACGTTGAACCTTTGCATGCTCCTCCAGACTTCAGAGACCATCCCATCACACACTACTGCCTGTTGGCCATGGCCTCTCTCACTAAG ATTCTGGTCATTGGACTGAAGCCATCGCTGAAAGTCTGGATGACTTTTCCCTACAGCAAg TCTGACCCGTCCAGTGTTCCTCAGCTGGCCTGGCAGTTTGTTCCTGTTCAGAAGACGGTCAATCCCATCCTGGCTTTTTGCAAGGGGGATACAGTCCACTTCCTCCTG GTCAAGAAGGAGGAGACTGGGACCATCCATGTCATCAAACAAAGACAGCTTCACCTCAGCTGTGACATCATTAGCTTGAGT TGGATTAACAGTCGTACGCTGGTCCTGGTAGACAGCCACGAAAAGCTGCACGTTGTGGATCGGCCCAGTCAAGAGGTTTTGGAGACTCTGGACTTGGAGCAGGTGCAATTGGTCTATAACAGCCGACATTTCAAATCGCTGGCCACTGGAGGGAATGTTTCCCAGGCTCTG GCTTTAGTGGGAGAAAAGGCCTGCTACCAGTCAGTCTCGAGCTACGCAGGACAGATTGTCTATTTGGGCACCAAG TCAGCTCACATTATGACTCTCAGGAACTGGAGAGAG CGTATAGACTGTCTGCTGAAGCAGGAGCATTTTGTTGAGGCTCTCTCTCTGGCCTGGTCTTTCCATGAGGGAACAGCAAAAGCTGTGGTCG GCCTGTTTGGTGATCCAGTAAAAAGGAAGGGAGTTGTGGCTGACAAG ATGGTGGAGATCATTTTCCAGTTTACAGAGTATGCTTTGAAGAAGTGTCCAGAACAAGGCAAGATCCAAGTGATGGAGCAGCACTTCCAT gATGTGGTTCCAGTCCTGGTGGATTACTGTTTACTGCTACAGAGGCC TGACCTGCTCTTCAACCAGCTGTATACTCGGCTGGTGGAGAACACAGTGGCTAAGGGCGTCTTTCTGGAGTCACTGGAGTCATACATTGTCGCGGACCGCCTTGGTCACCTCACCACACCCATCATGAGAGACCTCCTGGCCCATTACCATGGCAGCGGTATGATGGACAGCTTGGAGAGATGCATTGTCCATCTGGATATCACAAGTCTGGACATACAGCAG gtgGTTCAAGTGTGCTGGGAGAACCAGCTCTATGATGCAATGATCTACGTTTTCAACAGTGGCATGAATGACTACATTACACCAATGGAG AAACTCTTTGCAGTGATTGGCCCACCTATTAGGGAGGGGAGGAGCCTAACAG ATGAGGAAGTGGTGATGGGAAACAAACTTCTGGTGTACATAAG CTGCTGCCTTGCAGGAAGGGCATATCCACTAGGAGATATCCCTGAAGACCTTGTGGTTCAAGTCAAGAACCAG gtGTTTGAATTTCTTATCCGTCTTCATTCAGCTGACtcatcagaggaggaggaggtgttcCCATTTATTCGTACACTCCTCCACTTTGATACCCGGGAGTTCCTCAACGTTCTCGCCATG ACATTTGAAGACTTTAAGAATGACAAGCAAGCCCTTGAATACCAGCAGAGGACAGTGGACATCTTACTTCAG GTGATGGTGGACAACCCAGACTTTACTCCCTCCCAGGTGGGCGGGCTCTTCACCTTTTTGGCTCGCCAGTTGGCCAAGCCCGACAACACACTTTTTGTGAACAGGAAGCTCTTTGATCAG GTTTTAGAGTTCCTGTGTTGTCCAGATGATGACTGCCGACACACTGAGAGACAGCAG GttctgctggagctgctgcaggttgGGGGTGTGGTCCAGTTTGATGAAGGGAGGCTGTTGGCTTTGGCAGAGAAGGCCAAGTT CTACCAAATCTGTGAATTTCTTTATGAGAAGAAACATCTGTATGACAGGATCATTGACTGCTACCTGAGAGACCCCCTCAGAAAG ggGGAGATCTTCAGCTACATCCATAATCTGCTGTCCATGCCTGGCTACAGCCCTGAGGAgaaacagtcagtcagagatAAAGTACTGCAGCACATGCAG GAGCTGGTGACACTTGGCCCTCGTAAGTCAGCTGACTTAGTGGtgtttcacttcactgaagAGGTGCGGCAAATCATCTCTGACCTTCAG gATGATCAGCTACTTTTCAGCTTCCTCAGCTGTCTCCTGGAGCCACG GGAAGGCCAGCATTCCGGGACCAGCCTGCTGCTGGAGCCTGACCTCCATGAACTTCAGCTGGATTTACTGAGCCGCTTTGCCCCGGAAAAGCTCCTGAGCTTCCTGCAGACCTCCCAGCACTACAGACTGGAAGAAGCCATACAA ATAACACAGAAGTACCGCCACAATAAGGCTACAGCCTATCTGCTGGAGAAGAAGGGAGATTTTCAAGGAGCCTTTGATGTCTTGTTAGAG acactgaaggaaAACCTGAACCTCCTCACTGCTGAGAGCGACAGAGGAGTTGAAGAAGGAGATGTAAGAcatgatgaggaggagagagacagtgaatCAACACTGACAAGAGTGAAGGATTCACTGAATGACATCATTGCCTTGTGTCATCAGAGCTCTCAGAACCTCAACCAGCAACAAAGAGAG GCTCTGTGGTTTCCACTTCTGGAGACCATGATGGCTTCTCAAAAACTAGTGAAGGGGAAACACACATTTGagg TTTTGAAGGAGCTGACGATGAAGGTTCTCAACTGTATGAGCAGCtttatttctcttcctgtcatcATTCAACGGATACTccag GACCCAGTCTATGGGAAAGGGAAGCTGGCAGAGATCCAAGGTCTTATTCTGGGTATGCTGGACACTTTTAACTATGAACAG actTTACTTGAAACAACCACCAGTCTGTTGAACCACGACCTCCACTGGTCCCTGGCTCACCTGCGTGCGGCTGTCACCAGGGGCCTCCATCCACGACAGGACTACTGTAACATCTGCCTGCAGCAGTACAAGAGGAGGCAGGACTCAGCTGAGGAGATCATTGTGTTCAG CTGTGGCCATCTGTACCACCTCCAGTGTCTGCAGCAGAAGGAATGTGGGCATGGCTTTACTCTGGACCTTCAACAGCGGTGGAGCTGCTACAAGTGCTCGTCCAGCAAAGGAGGAAGGGGCGGACATACCACTGAACCGAAAAGAGGCCGCTGTACATCCCTGGCACAG ACTCGTGTTTCTTCAGTGCATCATGATGCAGGAGCAGAGGCCGACAGAAAGAAG GTGTTTGTTGAGGCAACACTGGACCTTCAGCAGGAACAGTCCTGGGATCAGCTACGTTGTTTATACCGAGGACCATCCAGG TTGTCCATCCTTTCAGAACTGTCCCACAGCCACAGCAATGAGAAGACAGGACTTCTAATTACAGCTCAATCGGGAACAGAGAATTTCCAACTTAAACTCTCTCCTCCGCCTCTGTTGGAAGAGTGA
- the vps8 gene encoding vacuolar protein sorting-associated protein 8 homolog isoform X3 — MTDSPDANSLLSASSQLNLMEVDAIDDKEFDIPQVDTPPTLESILNELEDEEEPFVLEDTCMLNTDNMDAHSCDTSSLASSDSGDPVHLKRKRRTVDLNPTVHGSVLRHSLLKGISAQIVSAADKVDAGLPTAITMSGVIAVGTSHGLALVFDTNQALRLCLGTKATGAEFGAVSALSINHDCSRLLCGFAKGQITMWDLANGKLLRTINDAHPPGTAILHVKFTDDPTLAVCNDSGGSVFELAFRRVMGMRSCDSRCLFSGSKGEVCYVEPLHAPPDFRDHPITHYCLLAMASLTKILVIGLKPSLKVWMTFPYSKSDPSSVPQLAWQFVPVQKTVNPILAFCKGDTVHFLLVKKEETGTIHVIKQRQLHLSCDIISLSWINSRTLVLVDSHEKLHVVDRPSQEVLETLDLEQALVGEKACYQSVSSYAGQIVYLGTKSAHIMTLRNWRERIDCLLKQEHFVEALSLAWSFHEGTAKAVVGLFGDPVKRKGVVADKMVEIIFQFTEYALKKCPEQGKIQVMEQHFHDVVPVLVDYCLLLQRPDLLFNQLYTRLVENTVAKGVFLESLESYIVADRLGHLTTPIMRDLLAHYHGSGMMDSLERCIVHLDITSLDIQQVVQVCWENQLYDAMIYVFNSGMNDYITPMEKLFAVIGPPIREGRSLTDEEVVMGNKLLVYISCCLAGRAYPLGDIPEDLVVQVKNQVFEFLIRLHSADSSEEEEVFPFIRTLLHFDTREFLNVLAMTFEDFKNDKQALEYQQRTVDILLQVMVDNPDFTPSQVGGLFTFLARQLAKPDNTLFVNRKLFDQVLEFLCCPDDDCRHTERQQVLLELLQVGGVVQFDEGRLLALAEKAKFYQICEFLYEKKHLYDRIIDCYLRDPLRKGEIFSYIHNLLSMPGYSPEEKQSVRDKVLQHMQELVTLGPRKSADLVVFHFTEEVRQIISDLQDDQLLFSFLSCLLEPREGQHSGTSLLLEPDLHELQLDLLSRFAPEKLLSFLQTSQHYRLEEAIQITQKYRHNKATAYLLEKKGDFQGAFDVLLETLKENLNLLTAESDRGVEEGDVRHDEEERDSESTLTRVKDSLNDIIALCHQSSQNLNQQQREALWFPLLETMMASQKLVKGKHTFEVLKELTMKVLNCMSSFISLPVIIQRILQDPVYGKGKLAEIQGLILGMLDTFNYEQTLLETTTSLLNHDLHWSLAHLRAAVTRGLHPRQDYCNICLQQYKRRQDSAEEIIVFSCGHLYHLQCLQQKECGHGFTLDLQQRWSCYKCSSSKGGRGGHTTEPKRGRCTSLAQTRVSSVHHDAGAEADRKKVFVEATLDLQQEQSWDQLRCLYRGPSRLSILSELSHSHSNEKTGLLITAQSGTENFQLKLSPPPLLEE, encoded by the exons GATGCTGGATTGCCAACTGCTATA aCAATGTCGGGTGTCATTGCTGTGGGAACATCTCATGGTCTGGCTCTGGTCTTTG ATACCAACCAGGCTCTGAGGCTCTGTCTGGGCACCAAAGCAACTGGGGCCGAGTTTGGAGCTGTCTCAGCCCTCAGCATCAACCACGACTGCTCAAGACTTCTCTGCGGGTTCGCCAAAGGACAA ATAACGATGTGGGATCTTGCCAATGGGAAGCTCCTGAGAACTATCAATGATGCTCACCCTCCAGGGACAGCTATACTGCATGTGAAG TTCACAGATGATCCAACTCTTGCAGTGTGCAATGACAGTGGAGGATCAGTTTTCGAGTTGGCTTTCAG GAGGGTGATGGGGATGCGCTCGTGTGACTCTCGATGCCTCTTCAGCGGCTCTAAAGGGGAGGTCTGCTACGTTGAACCTTTGCATGCTCCTCCAGACTTCAGAGACCATCCCATCACACACTACTGCCTGTTGGCCATGGCCTCTCTCACTAAG ATTCTGGTCATTGGACTGAAGCCATCGCTGAAAGTCTGGATGACTTTTCCCTACAGCAAg TCTGACCCGTCCAGTGTTCCTCAGCTGGCCTGGCAGTTTGTTCCTGTTCAGAAGACGGTCAATCCCATCCTGGCTTTTTGCAAGGGGGATACAGTCCACTTCCTCCTG GTCAAGAAGGAGGAGACTGGGACCATCCATGTCATCAAACAAAGACAGCTTCACCTCAGCTGTGACATCATTAGCTTGAGT TGGATTAACAGTCGTACGCTGGTCCTGGTAGACAGCCACGAAAAGCTGCACGTTGTGGATCGGCCCAGTCAAGAGGTTTTGGAGACTCTGGACTTGGAGCAG GCTTTAGTGGGAGAAAAGGCCTGCTACCAGTCAGTCTCGAGCTACGCAGGACAGATTGTCTATTTGGGCACCAAG TCAGCTCACATTATGACTCTCAGGAACTGGAGAGAG CGTATAGACTGTCTGCTGAAGCAGGAGCATTTTGTTGAGGCTCTCTCTCTGGCCTGGTCTTTCCATGAGGGAACAGCAAAAGCTGTGGTCG GCCTGTTTGGTGATCCAGTAAAAAGGAAGGGAGTTGTGGCTGACAAG ATGGTGGAGATCATTTTCCAGTTTACAGAGTATGCTTTGAAGAAGTGTCCAGAACAAGGCAAGATCCAAGTGATGGAGCAGCACTTCCAT gATGTGGTTCCAGTCCTGGTGGATTACTGTTTACTGCTACAGAGGCC TGACCTGCTCTTCAACCAGCTGTATACTCGGCTGGTGGAGAACACAGTGGCTAAGGGCGTCTTTCTGGAGTCACTGGAGTCATACATTGTCGCGGACCGCCTTGGTCACCTCACCACACCCATCATGAGAGACCTCCTGGCCCATTACCATGGCAGCGGTATGATGGACAGCTTGGAGAGATGCATTGTCCATCTGGATATCACAAGTCTGGACATACAGCAG gtgGTTCAAGTGTGCTGGGAGAACCAGCTCTATGATGCAATGATCTACGTTTTCAACAGTGGCATGAATGACTACATTACACCAATGGAG AAACTCTTTGCAGTGATTGGCCCACCTATTAGGGAGGGGAGGAGCCTAACAG ATGAGGAAGTGGTGATGGGAAACAAACTTCTGGTGTACATAAG CTGCTGCCTTGCAGGAAGGGCATATCCACTAGGAGATATCCCTGAAGACCTTGTGGTTCAAGTCAAGAACCAG gtGTTTGAATTTCTTATCCGTCTTCATTCAGCTGACtcatcagaggaggaggaggtgttcCCATTTATTCGTACACTCCTCCACTTTGATACCCGGGAGTTCCTCAACGTTCTCGCCATG ACATTTGAAGACTTTAAGAATGACAAGCAAGCCCTTGAATACCAGCAGAGGACAGTGGACATCTTACTTCAG GTGATGGTGGACAACCCAGACTTTACTCCCTCCCAGGTGGGCGGGCTCTTCACCTTTTTGGCTCGCCAGTTGGCCAAGCCCGACAACACACTTTTTGTGAACAGGAAGCTCTTTGATCAG GTTTTAGAGTTCCTGTGTTGTCCAGATGATGACTGCCGACACACTGAGAGACAGCAG GttctgctggagctgctgcaggttgGGGGTGTGGTCCAGTTTGATGAAGGGAGGCTGTTGGCTTTGGCAGAGAAGGCCAAGTT CTACCAAATCTGTGAATTTCTTTATGAGAAGAAACATCTGTATGACAGGATCATTGACTGCTACCTGAGAGACCCCCTCAGAAAG ggGGAGATCTTCAGCTACATCCATAATCTGCTGTCCATGCCTGGCTACAGCCCTGAGGAgaaacagtcagtcagagatAAAGTACTGCAGCACATGCAG GAGCTGGTGACACTTGGCCCTCGTAAGTCAGCTGACTTAGTGGtgtttcacttcactgaagAGGTGCGGCAAATCATCTCTGACCTTCAG gATGATCAGCTACTTTTCAGCTTCCTCAGCTGTCTCCTGGAGCCACG GGAAGGCCAGCATTCCGGGACCAGCCTGCTGCTGGAGCCTGACCTCCATGAACTTCAGCTGGATTTACTGAGCCGCTTTGCCCCGGAAAAGCTCCTGAGCTTCCTGCAGACCTCCCAGCACTACAGACTGGAAGAAGCCATACAA ATAACACAGAAGTACCGCCACAATAAGGCTACAGCCTATCTGCTGGAGAAGAAGGGAGATTTTCAAGGAGCCTTTGATGTCTTGTTAGAG acactgaaggaaAACCTGAACCTCCTCACTGCTGAGAGCGACAGAGGAGTTGAAGAAGGAGATGTAAGAcatgatgaggaggagagagacagtgaatCAACACTGACAAGAGTGAAGGATTCACTGAATGACATCATTGCCTTGTGTCATCAGAGCTCTCAGAACCTCAACCAGCAACAAAGAGAG GCTCTGTGGTTTCCACTTCTGGAGACCATGATGGCTTCTCAAAAACTAGTGAAGGGGAAACACACATTTGagg TTTTGAAGGAGCTGACGATGAAGGTTCTCAACTGTATGAGCAGCtttatttctcttcctgtcatcATTCAACGGATACTccag GACCCAGTCTATGGGAAAGGGAAGCTGGCAGAGATCCAAGGTCTTATTCTGGGTATGCTGGACACTTTTAACTATGAACAG actTTACTTGAAACAACCACCAGTCTGTTGAACCACGACCTCCACTGGTCCCTGGCTCACCTGCGTGCGGCTGTCACCAGGGGCCTCCATCCACGACAGGACTACTGTAACATCTGCCTGCAGCAGTACAAGAGGAGGCAGGACTCAGCTGAGGAGATCATTGTGTTCAG CTGTGGCCATCTGTACCACCTCCAGTGTCTGCAGCAGAAGGAATGTGGGCATGGCTTTACTCTGGACCTTCAACAGCGGTGGAGCTGCTACAAGTGCTCGTCCAGCAAAGGAGGAAGGGGCGGACATACCACTGAACCGAAAAGAGGCCGCTGTACATCCCTGGCACAG ACTCGTGTTTCTTCAGTGCATCATGATGCAGGAGCAGAGGCCGACAGAAAGAAG GTGTTTGTTGAGGCAACACTGGACCTTCAGCAGGAACAGTCCTGGGATCAGCTACGTTGTTTATACCGAGGACCATCCAGG TTGTCCATCCTTTCAGAACTGTCCCACAGCCACAGCAATGAGAAGACAGGACTTCTAATTACAGCTCAATCGGGAACAGAGAATTTCCAACTTAAACTCTCTCCTCCGCCTCTGTTGGAAGAGTGA